TGGTGCGCTAGGAATTTTCGCCACTATTATTGGCACCTTGGCAGCAGGAGCAGTCATGACCAAAATTGGTGTTAATCGGGCGCTTTGGATATTCGCCATCATGCAGGCTGTCGGCAACTTGGCTTTCTTTGCGTTAGCAGTAGTAGGTAAAAACTTCTATCTAATGTTAGCTGCCGTTAATATAGAACAATTCTGTGCTGGTTTAGAAACCGCTGCTTTTGTAGCATTTTTGATGAGTCTTTGTAACCAAAGCTTTTCCGCTACACAGTATGCCTTACTTTCGAGTTTGCAGGCTTTTAGTAGAGATATTCTCACCGCTCCAGCAGGTACATGGGCACAAACCACCGGTTGGTCTACATTCTTTCTACTGACAGCAATAGCAGCTTTACCGGGATTACTATTATTGCCATTCTTTGCCCCTTGGAATCCAAAGCCAGTGGTAGTATTATCCAGACCAGGACTTGACGACGAAGAAGAGGATATATGGGGAATCAAGTAGTTATTGCTGTCGGCACATTTATTCTCTTACTCACTGGTTTATTACTTGGGTATGTTCTCTCGCAGTTAGTTCTAGGATATCTAGCATTTAACCTCCTAACTTTTTTCGGAACACTCAGCCTAATTTTAATTTTTGGTACACTTTATTACGTTTTATTTTGGCAATTGCGAAGAGAGCAGTCCCGGCCATCAACTATAAATGAAGGCATACCAAACCAGGTAGAGGAGGGTTTATCTGATAGCTATCTCAAAAACAGGCTAATCACTAAATTATCTGGTGACGCCGCCGCTGCCGAACGGTTAATTGAACAGGCAAAGGAAACTTATCCTGGAATGCCGGAAAATTGGTATTGCGAAAGAGTGCTTGACGACTTAGAACGCGATCGCCAGCGAGAGTAGAGGAGCAGGGGAGCAAGAATTTTAGATTTTAGATTTTGGATTTTAGATTGAAATTCAATCCAAAATCCAAAATTGAATTTCCCAATCCCCATGCCCATAACATTGCTAAAATAAATCAAGAATACTTCACAAATCTTCAGCTAACTTCTCATAAAAGTTCGTAGCTTCCTTTGCAATTAAAATATGGCTATTTTTCGTCAATACATCGCCCCACTGCTTGTAGTATTAGTATTTGTCTTTGCCTTAGTGGCAGTCAGCGCCCGCATCTTTTTACCCTCCGATATGGCAGCACCCGCACCAATTGAAAACATAGAGATAACTTCTCAACCTACTCCCACTGATTTACCACCAGCAACACCTAACTTAGCCAGCTAAGTCAATAAACGTATTTAAGTGTCTGAGCAACTACTACCTGGATATATGATTCGCCGTGGCTCCCTTTTGGAGCGATCGCTGCTGCTTAAATTCATGCAGCGAACTTACCAGGATCTATTTCCCAATGAGGATTTTTCCCACCTAGAGCAAACAGTTAAGCAATATTTTTCTAGCGATACGCCCTTGTGGTGGGTAGAAGAGGAGGGGAGCAGGGAGCAGGGAGCAGGGAGCAGGGAGAATAATTTTCCCCTCCGCCCCCCGCACCCTGCCCCTCTGCCTCTTTTCAATGCCCATCCCCCTATCGCCTGCCTCTGGGTGGGCAATGCCATAGATCAAGTACATGGGAATCGTCATGCTCACATCTTTATCCTCTACGTTGTACCAGAACATCGGCGACGGGGTATTGGTACAGCCTTGATGCGATATGTGGAAAATTGGGCTATTCAAAGAGGCGATCGCCAGATTGGACTGCAAGTGTTTCAATCAAACAAACCCGCATTGAATCTTTACAATCAGTTAGGTTATCAAACCCAATCCATCTGGATGGTAAAATTCCTGAGTGCAGAAAATAAACTCAAGGATAGCGATAACATACCTTAGCGTCTGAGTTATAGAGGTTCTCGTTTGGATAAAACTCAACGAAGAGAAAAGAAAAATGTATAAGAACCCACTAATATATATAAAGCTTTAACTTATTGGTGCGGGGGATTATGTGTTAATCCCTTTTCGGGATTGAAATTAAATTATGTATGACGAAGACGATCTAAGCCTACTCGATATTGAGGAGGAGCTAGAAAGCCCCTTAGATAAAATAGAGCCGCTAACTGCCGAATCAGTTGTGGCAAAGCCCGATCCAGAAGTGATGCTAGCCCTGCTGGAAAATCCCCAGCCCCAGCAACGAATGTTAGCGGCACGTGCTTTTTGTGATATTGAAGATGCGCGTGCTACGCCCCATCTGATTCGTCTATTAACTGATATCTGTCCCTTAGTAAGGGTGAGTGCAGCTTATGGCATCGGACGCAATCCCAGTTCAGAGGCAGTGAGTCCGTTAATTGCTCAACTCAACAGTGATTGGAATGGCTATGTGCGTAAAGGTGTTGTTTGGGCTTTAGGAAACTGTCGCGATCGCCGTTCTTTAGCACCCCTAGCAGACGCCTTAAGAACTGACATTTCCGCAGTGCGTTTGTGGGCTGCTAGCGCCTTAGCACAGATGGCAGAAGTGGGTTATGAAGCAGTGATTGGGGCAACACCACCTTTAATTGAAGCCTTAGTCCAAGACCCGGTGGCAGCTGTGCGAAGTAACAGTGCTTGGGCAATTGGTCAACTGTGCCGCGAACTACCTTCTAATGTAGTTTATGCCACAGCGATCGACGCCCTAATTCAAGCCTTTGCCGAAGACCAAGATTTGGGAGTCCGAGAAGAC
This Nostoc sp. C052 DNA region includes the following protein-coding sequences:
- a CDS encoding N-acetyltransferase, whose translation is MIRRGSLLERSLLLKFMQRTYQDLFPNEDFSHLEQTVKQYFSSDTPLWWVEEEGSREQGAGSRENNFPLRPPHPAPLPLFNAHPPIACLWVGNAIDQVHGNRHAHIFILYVVPEHRRRGIGTALMRYVENWAIQRGDRQIGLQVFQSNKPALNLYNQLGYQTQSIWMVKFLSAENKLKDSDNIP
- a CDS encoding ABC transporter permease; the protein is MGNQVVIAVGTFILLLTGLLLGYVLSQLVLGYLAFNLLTFFGTLSLILIFGTLYYVLFWQLRREQSRPSTINEGIPNQVEEGLSDSYLKNRLITKLSGDAAAAERLIEQAKETYPGMPENWYCERVLDDLERDRQRE
- a CDS encoding HEAT repeat domain-containing protein yields the protein MYDEDDLSLLDIEEELESPLDKIEPLTAESVVAKPDPEVMLALLENPQPQQRMLAARAFCDIEDARATPHLIRLLTDICPLVRVSAAYGIGRNPSSEAVSPLIAQLNSDWNGYVRKGVVWALGNCRDRRSLAPLADALRTDISAVRLWAASALAQMAEVGYEAVIGATPPLIEALVQDPVAAVRSNSAWAIGQLCRELPSNVVYATAIDALIQAFAEDQDLGVREDAKASLLGVGDPRGLQLIETLEQEGWF